In one window of Desulfovibrio sp. UIB00 DNA:
- a CDS encoding cytochrome c family protein: protein MRTICSTALVSACAMRFVAASAVFAVALCFSAVGVQAASAPLAGNTIYLGVQRAKELKMPVVAFDHAAHAKANACASCHAAGPGVEKNSAGLPVNIMQTPVFSAFAGVNSSDPAARKEAFHAACATCHAQKGAGPSLAQCRDCHTIADAAKLPVQKPYKPQMDASLHQRHLTSGAFPVKAQPGLAPGAILAENDPQRCVTCHHAKDFSPTLPPNIDSCRTCHESGPGSALATRDAAYTPPPLRAAAHEVCMKCHASLAEQKLPHGPVDCATCHDKARFEALPRFEASPSIMTMDRPTGVVLTDKVTPPQVPLSPLYPQGPKWPTVMPAVPFDHGLHERALNCVDCHHTSVKQSCITCHTPSGDPKGKNIPLAQAMHSVTSKNSCVNCHTSLTTSAPECAGCHTPRPVSKSGSNCAFCHRAAPGVKGTMGLMLPSNLPSPQAAEKASGTAGLDAPALPQSLPAQQAAQQNAKLAPSAILLPVDAAVKAAQQSADASEAALASSAILLPPPDKNPAAKPDPAANAAATKALQPAVTPPPAQGDQPAVDVSDAPKLGPVPDGLPEKVRIELMSKEFRPVDFAHAQHLQKLRAGIGRKAAGLQGMHAKDGLECAACHHNSPRLKEGMTPPRCVSCHPANLPAGVTTMPDGRPLLKAAYHQRCMDCHTRMKLEKPRATDCQACHIKRDPAEAPVW from the coding sequence ATGCGAACCATATGTAGTACAGCCCTCGTTTCTGCTTGCGCCATGCGGTTTGTGGCCGCCAGTGCAGTGTTTGCCGTGGCGCTGTGTTTTTCTGCTGTTGGTGTCCAGGCAGCTTCCGCGCCTCTGGCGGGCAACACCATCTACCTTGGCGTTCAGCGCGCCAAGGAGCTTAAAATGCCTGTTGTGGCCTTTGACCATGCGGCCCATGCCAAGGCCAACGCCTGTGCGAGCTGCCATGCGGCTGGCCCCGGCGTGGAGAAGAACAGCGCGGGTCTGCCGGTCAATATTATGCAAACGCCGGTGTTCAGCGCCTTTGCTGGAGTAAATTCCAGTGATCCTGCCGCGCGCAAGGAGGCCTTCCATGCGGCCTGCGCCACGTGCCATGCGCAAAAGGGCGCTGGGCCGTCCCTGGCGCAGTGTCGTGACTGCCACACTATTGCCGATGCCGCAAAGCTGCCCGTTCAAAAGCCTTACAAGCCGCAGATGGACGCCTCCCTGCACCAGCGGCATCTGACCTCCGGCGCGTTCCCCGTAAAGGCGCAGCCCGGTCTGGCCCCCGGTGCAATCCTGGCGGAGAACGATCCCCAGCGTTGCGTGACCTGTCACCATGCCAAGGATTTTTCACCCACCTTGCCGCCAAACATTGATTCGTGCCGCACCTGTCACGAAAGCGGCCCCGGCTCGGCCCTTGCCACCAGGGATGCCGCTTATACGCCGCCGCCCCTGCGCGCCGCCGCGCATGAAGTGTGCATGAAGTGCCACGCTTCGCTTGCGGAGCAGAAGCTGCCGCACGGCCCTGTGGACTGCGCCACCTGTCATGACAAGGCGCGCTTTGAGGCCTTGCCCCGCTTTGAGGCCAGCCCCTCCATCATGACCATGGACAGACCCACGGGCGTGGTGCTGACCGACAAGGTCACGCCGCCCCAGGTGCCGCTTTCTCCCCTGTATCCGCAGGGGCCCAAATGGCCTACGGTCATGCCTGCCGTGCCTTTTGACCACGGCCTCCACGAAAGGGCGCTCAACTGCGTGGATTGTCACCACACCAGCGTCAAGCAGTCGTGCATCACCTGCCATACGCCCAGCGGCGACCCCAAGGGCAAGAATATTCCGCTGGCGCAGGCCATGCACTCTGTTACGTCCAAAAATTCCTGCGTGAACTGCCACACCAGCCTGACCACCTCCGCGCCGGAATGCGCGGGCTGCCATACGCCAAGGCCCGTGAGCAAGAGCGGCAGCAACTGCGCCTTCTGCCACCGCGCCGCCCCCGGCGTGAAGGGCACCATGGGGCTGATGCTGCCCAGCAATCTGCCTTCGCCTCAGGCCGCTGAGAAGGCAAGCGGAACTGCTGGGCTGGATGCCCCGGCCCTGCCGCAAAGCCTGCCTGCCCAGCAGGCTGCACAGCAGAACGCCAAACTTGCCCCTTCGGCCATTCTGTTGCCAGTGGACGCAGCGGTGAAGGCTGCGCAGCAGTCTGCCGACGCGTCAGAAGCCGCGCTTGCGTCTTCTGCCATTCTGTTGCCGCCGCCGGACAAAAATCCCGCCGCAAAGCCCGACCCGGCAGCCAATGCTGCTGCGACCAAGGCCTTGCAACCTGCTGTAACGCCGCCTCCCGCTCAGGGCGATCAGCCAGCCGTAGATGTGTCTGACGCGCCCAAGCTTGGGCCTGTCCCTGACGGTTTGCCCGAAAAAGTACGCATAGAGCTCATGAGCAAGGAATTCCGCCCAGTGGACTTTGCCCATGCGCAGCATCTGCAAAAGCTCCGGGCTGGCATTGGCCGCAAGGCCGCAGGCCTGCAAGGCATGCATGCCAAGGATGGCCTGGAGTGCGCGGCCTGCCACCACAACAGCCCGCGCCTTAAAGAGGGTATGACGCCGCCGCGCTGCGTTTCGTGTCATCCCGCAAACCTGCCCGCTGGCGTAACTACCATGCCGGACGGCAGGCCCCTGCTCAAGGCTGCCTATCACCAGCGCTGCATGGACTGCCACACCCGCATGAAGCTTGAAAAGCCCCGTGCAACGGATTGTCAGGCCTGCCATATCAAGCGCGATCCAGCAGAAGCCCCCGTCTGGTAA
- the nrfD gene encoding NrfD/PsrC family molybdoenzyme membrane anchor subunit, whose protein sequence is MLKPSELLKNTLGLLNTPGNIITAVILFCGAVATVMRFGWGIGAVTNLDDYYPWGLWIGFDLLCGVALAAGGFTLAAGYYIFGFSNLRSMWRPALTTAFFGYAFVIADLLYDVGQPWRLPYPVFVSQGTTSLLFTVGVCEFFYLCVMAVLWFVIPCEWLGWNKLRAMLMKLIMPLVALGIILSTLHQSSLGGLYVMVPSKMHPLWYSSWLPVYFFVSSLYAGLSMVIFEGTLAHAGMHKYMDENHAKSFDGVSLSLARGASLVMMGYFVIKIGGLTLDNGWKYVFSGYGLLWLLEMALVIVPAFMFAVGVRERRYGMIRLAAGLSVFGVMLNRMDVSLVAYNYNLPTHLKYFPSLGEITLSLFMLVGLVTVYRFVCAKMPVLRDHPDYKPEA, encoded by the coding sequence ATGCTGAAGCCTTCGGAACTGCTGAAAAATACGCTTGGCCTGCTCAACACGCCGGGCAACATCATCACCGCCGTCATATTATTCTGCGGAGCCGTGGCCACGGTCATGCGCTTTGGCTGGGGCATCGGTGCGGTTACAAATCTTGATGATTACTACCCTTGGGGCCTGTGGATCGGCTTTGACCTCTTGTGCGGCGTGGCCCTTGCTGCTGGCGGCTTTACGCTGGCGGCGGGCTATTACATCTTCGGCTTCAGCAATCTGCGTTCCATGTGGCGGCCCGCGCTGACCACGGCTTTTTTCGGCTACGCCTTTGTCATCGCCGACCTGCTGTACGACGTGGGCCAGCCCTGGCGGCTGCCGTATCCCGTCTTTGTGTCGCAGGGCACCACATCGCTCCTGTTTACCGTGGGCGTGTGCGAGTTCTTTTACCTTTGCGTCATGGCTGTGCTGTGGTTTGTGATCCCCTGCGAGTGGCTGGGATGGAACAAGCTGCGCGCCATGCTCATGAAGCTGATCATGCCGCTGGTGGCGCTGGGCATCATCCTTTCCACCCTGCACCAGTCTTCTCTGGGCGGGCTGTATGTGATGGTTCCCTCCAAGATGCACCCCCTGTGGTACTCGTCATGGCTGCCCGTGTATTTCTTTGTGTCGAGCCTCTATGCCGGGCTTTCCATGGTGATCTTTGAAGGCACGCTGGCCCACGCCGGCATGCACAAGTACATGGATGAGAACCACGCCAAGAGCTTTGACGGCGTGAGCCTGAGCCTTGCGCGGGGCGCTTCGCTCGTGATGATGGGTTATTTTGTCATCAAGATCGGCGGCCTCACCCTCGACAATGGCTGGAAGTACGTGTTCAGCGGTTACGGTCTTTTGTGGCTGCTGGAAATGGCCCTGGTCATCGTGCCTGCCTTCATGTTTGCCGTGGGCGTGCGCGAGCGGCGTTACGGCATGATCCGCCTTGCGGCGGGGTTGTCTGTATTCGGGGTCATGCTCAACCGCATGGATGTGAGCCTTGTGGCCTACAACTACAATCTGCCCACGCACCTCAAGTATTTTCCTTCGCTGGGCGAGATCACGCTTTCGCTGTTCATGCTGGTGGGGCTTGTGACGGTGTACCGCTTTGTGTGCGCCAAGATGCCCGTATTGCGCGATCACCCTGACTACAAACCTGAAGCCTGA
- the hmcB gene encoding sulfate respiration complex iron-sulfur protein HmcB, translating to MGHENDAMRKQGRIAMRRRQFLKILGLGSVAGAALPSAAGAAPFAYDGSPDAVGVLHDSVRCIGCRKCEEGCQKVNADVLPPLEKPVDDSSVFEQTRRPTFKAYTVVNKYQPEGHAPVFRKLQCNHCQEPACASACFVKAFVKTEEGPVVYNPKLCVGCRYCMMACPFYVPAYDYNNAWNPLVYKCTMCAPRLKQGLLPGCVEACPKEALVFGRRSDLVKLARRRIMDNPGMYEDHIYGEHEMGGTNWLYLSPVPHADLGQPDVPAVSAPELTRGMLGSIAVIAGIWPVILGGAYSMSKHYKKMVEQARCEGAQQAKGQNCADARAEDSAQACGCKPADHNPEKGQGGGQC from the coding sequence ATGGGGCATGAAAATGATGCAATGCGCAAGCAGGGGAGGATCGCCATGCGGCGCAGACAGTTTTTGAAAATATTGGGCCTCGGCAGTGTGGCCGGAGCAGCGCTTCCCAGTGCTGCCGGGGCAGCCCCCTTTGCCTATGACGGCAGCCCCGATGCCGTGGGCGTGCTGCACGATTCAGTGCGCTGCATCGGCTGCCGCAAGTGCGAGGAAGGCTGCCAGAAGGTCAATGCCGACGTGCTGCCGCCTCTGGAAAAGCCCGTTGACGACAGTTCGGTATTTGAGCAGACCCGCAGGCCCACATTCAAGGCCTATACGGTGGTCAACAAATATCAGCCGGAAGGGCATGCCCCCGTGTTCCGCAAGTTGCAGTGCAACCATTGCCAGGAACCGGCCTGCGCTTCGGCCTGTTTTGTCAAAGCCTTTGTAAAAACAGAGGAAGGCCCGGTAGTGTACAACCCCAAGCTTTGCGTGGGGTGCCGCTACTGCATGATGGCCTGTCCTTTCTACGTGCCTGCCTACGACTACAACAACGCCTGGAATCCGCTGGTGTACAAATGCACCATGTGCGCCCCGCGCCTCAAGCAGGGCTTGCTGCCCGGCTGCGTGGAAGCCTGCCCCAAGGAGGCTCTGGTCTTTGGGCGGCGCAGCGACCTTGTCAAACTGGCCCGCCGCCGCATCATGGATAATCCAGGCATGTACGAAGATCACATCTATGGCGAACACGAGATGGGCGGCACCAACTGGCTCTACCTCTCGCCCGTGCCGCATGCCGATCTGGGGCAGCCGGATGTGCCCGCTGTTTCCGCGCCGGAACTTACGCGCGGCATGCTTGGCTCCATTGCCGTTATTGCCGGTATCTGGCCGGTGATTCTGGGCGGCGCGTATTCCATGAGCAAGCATTACAAAAAAATGGTGGAGCAGGCCCGTTGCGAGGGTGCGCAGCAGGCAAAAGGCCAGAACTGCGCTGACGCCCGTGCAGAAGACAGCGCGCAAGCTTGCGGCTGCAAGCCCGCTGACCATAATCCTGAAAAGGGCCAGGGAGGCGGACAATGCTGA
- a CDS encoding aldehyde ferredoxin oxidoreductase: MARKFGGYQGKGLRVNLSTGRITVEDTYQYLDLIGGTGLGYKVFWDEVAPKTKAYDEANKIVFAVGPLAGTGALCSGRTAVTTIMPVSWPQHLIGSGHMGGNFAEHLKYAGYDFLIIEGKAERPVWLHVRDGKAWLKDASHVWGQGTRRTTRVISEEVGADGTVAAIGPAGENLVPYSVVVNSRAHTAGCGIGAVMGSKMLKAIALQGSQPVHIAGDKADWEKLINYHRTIIGANNQHVVPNFPSPLFEYWDAGSRWVGAPGKRWGASEAPVTLTNDVRSLNRISYRTNNAAYFLGDNVWQYTVRNNGCFSCPIRCYTVMKDEDTAAKFGVSPIQFNTCVGMFGGREWFPKLSRKKSDLARQAGFVGIELMDDLGVWENYGQLFRDFSNMYEDGIWKQKLGADEYKSIPWDMVDACNPEFIKTAVHRIAYKEGEFGQLLGMGTGYMLEKMGIPEEKWKDDHRTVYWKMGHPKHHANEDDGQAGCVINTQYNRDPMCHSNCNFVRSGLPIDVQKRLAEHFWGSADAVDAIGDYKPTNKYKMIRAKWSIERKELHDMLSFCNWMGPWISTPNKQDGYMGDNSLESKYYRVLTGHNLDVKELDRCAERAFNLHRAYTARQMQTTDMRKKHDQYPNWLFEDKKNKAPFTKGTIRMDKADIEKSLDLFYEVQGWDVKSGLPSANHYRSLGLNDVADTMTKEKLVPGA, encoded by the coding sequence ATGGCAAGGAAATTTGGCGGTTATCAGGGCAAGGGCCTGCGGGTCAATCTGAGTACGGGCCGCATCACTGTTGAAGACACCTATCAGTATCTTGACCTTATTGGCGGCACGGGCCTTGGCTACAAGGTCTTTTGGGACGAAGTCGCGCCCAAGACCAAGGCTTATGACGAAGCCAACAAGATAGTTTTTGCCGTGGGGCCGCTGGCCGGTACGGGCGCTTTGTGCAGCGGACGCACGGCGGTTACAACCATCATGCCTGTTTCGTGGCCGCAGCACCTCATCGGTTCCGGTCACATGGGCGGCAACTTTGCAGAGCACCTGAAATACGCGGGCTACGACTTCCTCATTATTGAGGGCAAGGCCGAGCGCCCCGTGTGGTTGCATGTGCGCGATGGCAAGGCATGGCTCAAGGATGCCAGCCACGTGTGGGGTCAGGGCACTCGCCGCACCACCCGCGTTATCAGCGAAGAAGTGGGGGCTGACGGTACCGTTGCCGCCATCGGGCCTGCTGGTGAAAATCTGGTTCCCTATTCCGTGGTTGTCAACAGCCGCGCCCACACCGCTGGCTGCGGCATAGGGGCTGTCATGGGCTCCAAGATGCTCAAGGCCATTGCCCTTCAGGGCAGCCAGCCCGTGCACATTGCGGGCGACAAGGCCGACTGGGAAAAACTCATCAACTATCACCGCACCATCATTGGCGCCAACAACCAGCACGTGGTTCCCAATTTCCCCAGCCCGCTTTTTGAGTACTGGGATGCCGGTTCCCGCTGGGTGGGCGCGCCGGGCAAGCGCTGGGGTGCATCTGAAGCCCCCGTTACCCTTACAAACGATGTGCGTTCGCTCAACCGCATTTCGTACCGCACCAACAATGCCGCCTATTTTCTGGGCGACAACGTGTGGCAGTACACCGTGCGCAACAACGGCTGTTTCTCCTGTCCCATCCGCTGCTATACAGTGATGAAGGACGAAGACACGGCGGCCAAGTTCGGCGTCAGCCCCATTCAGTTCAATACCTGCGTTGGCATGTTTGGCGGGCGCGAGTGGTTCCCCAAGCTCTCGCGCAAAAAGAGCGATCTGGCGCGGCAGGCCGGTTTTGTGGGCATTGAACTCATGGACGACCTTGGCGTGTGGGAAAACTACGGCCAGCTGTTCCGCGATTTCAGCAACATGTATGAAGACGGCATCTGGAAGCAGAAGCTCGGCGCGGACGAATACAAGTCCATTCCCTGGGATATGGTGGACGCCTGCAATCCCGAATTCATCAAGACTGCCGTACACCGCATTGCCTACAAGGAAGGCGAGTTCGGTCAGCTTCTGGGCATGGGCACTGGCTACATGCTTGAAAAAATGGGCATCCCCGAAGAAAAATGGAAGGACGACCACCGTACCGTCTACTGGAAGATGGGGCACCCCAAGCACCACGCCAACGAGGACGACGGCCAGGCCGGGTGCGTCATCAACACCCAGTACAACCGCGATCCCATGTGCCACTCCAACTGCAACTTTGTGCGCAGCGGCCTGCCCATTGATGTGCAAAAGCGCCTTGCCGAGCACTTCTGGGGTTCTGCCGACGCGGTGGACGCCATCGGCGACTACAAGCCCACCAACAAGTACAAGATGATCCGCGCCAAGTGGTCCATCGAGCGCAAGGAACTGCACGACATGCTTTCGTTCTGCAACTGGATGGGGCCGTGGATTTCCACCCCCAACAAGCAGGATGGCTACATGGGCGACAACAGCCTTGAGAGCAAATACTACCGCGTCCTCACCGGGCACAACCTGGACGTCAAGGAGCTGGACCGCTGCGCAGAGCGCGCCTTTAACCTGCACCGCGCCTACACAGCGCGCCAGATGCAGACCACGGACATGCGCAAAAAGCACGACCAGTATCCCAACTGGCTGTTTGAAGACAAAAAGAACAAGGCTCCCTTCACCAAGGGCACCATCCGCATGGACAAGGCCGATATCGAAAAGAGCCTCGACCTGTTCTACGAAGTGCAGGGCTGGGATGTGAAATCCGGCCTGCCCAGCGCGAACCATTACCGTTCGCTTGGCCTCAATGACGTGGCCGATACCATGACCAAGGAAAAGCTGGTTCCCGGCGCGTAA
- a CDS encoding 4Fe-4S dicluster domain-containing protein: protein MADMLSKLKRADEDMLLENLSRRGFIKVTSCAALGLATLQASEALATMKASPLVIMEKAAGMIVGDPTLCVCCQRCELACTEFNDGKADPKLARIKISRNAMFGPEGGLENTTKGIYGSGSLVIQDTCKQCPHPVPCATACPQNAIIAQKGTGTRMVLKDRCVGCRLCQKACPWGVMTFDEEQGKADKCFLCNGAPKCVDACPAAALRYVPWSDRTREATTRGSFSLMVPDDRRAACNACHVESPGGPRNLKYEQ from the coding sequence ATGGCTGATATGCTGAGCAAACTGAAACGTGCCGATGAAGATATGCTGCTCGAAAACCTTTCGCGCCGTGGATTCATCAAGGTAACTTCCTGCGCGGCCCTTGGGCTGGCCACGCTGCAAGCTTCCGAGGCTCTGGCCACCATGAAGGCCTCGCCGCTGGTGATTATGGAAAAAGCAGCCGGCATGATCGTGGGCGACCCCACCTTGTGCGTGTGCTGTCAGCGGTGCGAGCTTGCCTGTACGGAGTTTAACGATGGCAAGGCCGACCCCAAACTTGCGCGCATCAAGATAAGCCGCAATGCCATGTTTGGGCCGGAGGGCGGGCTGGAAAACACCACCAAGGGCATCTACGGCTCCGGTTCGCTGGTGATTCAGGATACCTGCAAGCAGTGTCCGCACCCGGTGCCCTGCGCCACGGCCTGCCCGCAAAATGCTATCATCGCTCAAAAGGGCACGGGCACGCGCATGGTGCTCAAAGACCGCTGCGTGGGCTGCCGCCTCTGCCAGAAGGCCTGCCCCTGGGGCGTGATGACCTTTGATGAAGAGCAGGGCAAGGCCGACAAGTGCTTTTTGTGCAATGGCGCGCCCAAGTGCGTGGATGCCTGCCCGGCAGCCGCCCTGCGCTATGTGCCGTGGAGCGACCGCACCCGCGAGGCCACCACGCGCGGTTCGTTTTCGCTTATGGTGCCCGATGACCGCCGCGCCGCCTGCAACGCCTGCCATGTGGAATCGCCCGGCGGGCCGCGTAACCTCAAATACGAGCAGTAG
- a CDS encoding formate dehydrogenase accessory sulfurtransferase FdhD, whose translation MALFKNLTAGDVLPLASPPATVRSYDILTYSNGKVSPSVFLSCREQTLTMHVNGVPFVRVACSGQHLRYLVPGFLYSCGLIENLHDLAGVDVTPLPAAASGATPPDGAEEVRVDVLLREACCSKAAGSTEQAAPKLTITSAMGWNIPLAARKLRCMPRAEAPSWEPRVILRAAQELEERSEVFHQTGGCHNAALLNRQGMVFYCLDIGRHNAIDTLVGYMLVEGLNPADHMIISSGRIASEIAQKAVRAGVPVFASLSRAMSRAVDMARATGLTLLGNVKSGSMHIYHENGQLVLP comes from the coding sequence ATGGCTTTGTTCAAAAACTTAACCGCAGGCGATGTTCTGCCGCTGGCTTCTCCCCCGGCCACGGTGCGCAGTTACGATATCCTGACCTACAGCAACGGCAAGGTTTCGCCGTCCGTATTTTTGTCGTGCCGGGAGCAGACGCTGACCATGCATGTCAACGGCGTACCCTTTGTGCGCGTGGCCTGTTCTGGGCAGCATTTGCGCTACCTTGTGCCGGGATTTCTCTATTCCTGCGGCCTCATTGAAAACCTGCATGACCTCGCCGGGGTGGACGTAACGCCCCTGCCTGCCGCCGCCTCCGGGGCAACGCCTCCCGATGGGGCGGAAGAAGTGCGGGTGGACGTGCTGCTGCGCGAGGCCTGCTGTAGCAAGGCGGCCGGTTCTACGGAGCAGGCCGCCCCCAAGCTCACCATCACTTCGGCCATGGGCTGGAACATTCCCCTGGCTGCCCGAAAACTGCGCTGTATGCCGCGCGCGGAAGCTCCCAGCTGGGAGCCGCGCGTCATTCTGCGGGCCGCGCAGGAGCTGGAAGAACGCTCCGAAGTATTCCACCAGACAGGCGGCTGCCATAACGCAGCTCTGCTCAACAGGCAGGGCATGGTTTTTTATTGCCTTGATATTGGCCGCCACAACGCCATTGATACCCTTGTGGGCTACATGCTTGTGGAAGGTCTGAATCCCGCTGACCATATGATAATCAGCAGCGGGCGCATTGCCTCTGAAATTGCGCAAAAGGCCGTGCGCGCCGGCGTGCCGGTTTTTGCCTCCCTTTCTCGTGCCATGTCGCGTGCCGTGGATATGGCGCGCGCAACCGGGTTGACTCTGCTGGGCAATGTTAAGTCCGGCAGCATGCACATATATCATGAAAACGGGCAGCTTGTGCTGCCGTGA
- a CDS encoding molybdopterin molybdotransferase MoeA: MSLYFCLRETADITAFIAGANPLQAEPVSVSAALGRVLAADMHAPVPCPSTCRSTRDGYALRAADVAGACPTAPVLLHLTGESRMGRSCGGTLQKGEAWRVYTGSTLPEGADAVLMQEFATLNDPLADSKDAPPIVAASAPCAAGENILAPGADMPQGALLAQAGTKLGAHHMALLAQFFKEVPLRRKPVMGILSTGDEFCGSDLQNGFAACQSNTNALLLEGLAASLGANCLHLGTAPDNVQALGQHLRAALPDGPTPCDVIAVIGGSSGGKRDFSAQAIAGLPGCEMCGHDQRVSSGRPLTLARRGQTTIWGLPGHSLSLALAAQVFLVPLLQRLAGQQGSPQHMNWQPVVLARLGIALPVEGNAPTHYPVILQREHGRVTAWPVAAGTGKTAVLRDMDGWITMPGSNDMSRGGLRRGAAVRVRLFA, from the coding sequence GTGTCCCTGTATTTTTGCTTGCGGGAAACTGCGGATATTACCGCCTTTATTGCCGGAGCAAATCCCTTGCAGGCAGAGCCTGTATCTGTAAGCGCTGCCCTTGGCAGAGTGCTTGCCGCAGATATGCACGCGCCCGTTCCCTGCCCTTCCACCTGCCGCTCCACACGCGATGGGTACGCGCTACGCGCAGCAGACGTCGCCGGGGCATGCCCCACAGCCCCGGTGCTGCTTCACCTAACGGGTGAAAGCCGCATGGGCAGGTCCTGCGGCGGCACGCTGCAAAAAGGCGAGGCATGGCGCGTCTACACGGGCAGCACCTTGCCCGAAGGCGCTGACGCCGTGCTTATGCAGGAATTTGCGACACTGAACGATCCGTTGGCAGACTCAAAGGATGCTCCGCCGATCGTGGCAGCTTCCGCCCCGTGCGCAGCGGGGGAAAATATCCTTGCGCCCGGTGCGGACATGCCTCAGGGCGCGCTGCTGGCACAGGCTGGAACGAAGCTTGGAGCGCACCACATGGCCCTGCTGGCGCAATTTTTCAAAGAGGTGCCGCTGCGCCGCAAGCCAGTGATGGGCATTCTTTCCACTGGCGACGAATTTTGCGGTTCTGACCTGCAGAACGGCTTTGCCGCTTGCCAGAGCAATACCAATGCCCTGCTTCTGGAGGGGCTTGCCGCCTCTCTGGGCGCAAACTGCCTGCACCTTGGCACTGCGCCGGACAATGTGCAGGCTCTGGGCCAGCATCTGCGCGCGGCCTTGCCCGATGGCCCCACGCCTTGCGACGTCATTGCGGTTATTGGCGGTTCTTCCGGCGGCAAACGCGATTTCAGCGCCCAGGCCATAGCAGGCCTGCCGGGCTGCGAGATGTGCGGGCATGACCAGCGGGTAAGCAGTGGCCGCCCTCTCACACTTGCCCGCAGGGGGCAGACAACTATTTGGGGTTTGCCGGGGCATTCCCTCAGCCTTGCGCTGGCTGCGCAGGTTTTTCTGGTGCCCCTGCTGCAAAGGCTTGCCGGGCAGCAGGGCTCGCCGCAGCATATGAACTGGCAACCAGTTGTGCTGGCGCGCCTTGGCATTGCCCTGCCTGTGGAGGGAAACGCCCCCACCCACTACCCCGTGATATTGCAGCGTGAGCATGGTCGCGTGACGGCCTGGCCCGTTGCCGCTGGCACTGGCAAAACCGCCGTGCTGCGCGACATGGACGGCTGGATAACCATGCCCGGCAGCAATGATATGTCCAGAGGCGGTTTACGCCGTGGCGCTGCCGTGCGTGTGCGCCTCTTTGCCTGA